A stretch of the Paramormyrops kingsleyae isolate MSU_618 chromosome 16, PKINGS_0.4, whole genome shotgun sequence genome encodes the following:
- the spry2 gene encoding protein sprouty homolog 2: MESRTPNGGQSAGLQAELHSGRTSQPVELHSRDDLGRRFQPLSLSQIQTVRSTNEYTEGPMVAPRPGGRPVTEQPSLHKAELAQGLNDEDQDHFILGGPQQDPQDHSSPPPAALARSMSTTSCGSRNRPRTSTSSTSSGQRLLEPSPAEEVVGAPERLEAKAEKLMPAGGAESSGHRYVCEDCGSCRCEECTGPQTLPSCWFCDRRCVCSAQDAVDYSTCLCCAKCLFYHCSTDDEDVCADDPCSCGQSKRCVRWAALGVLSLLLPCMWCYLPAKGCLKLCQSCYDSAKRPGCRCKACRPVKKPT; this comes from the coding sequence ATGGAGAGCAGAACTCCAAATGGCGGCCAGTCTGCCGGCTTGCAGGCTGAGCTCCATAGCGGCAGAACTTCACAGCCTGTTGAGCTCCATTCCAGGGACGACCTGGGGCGGCGATTTCAGCCACTTTCCCTGAGTCAGATCCAGACTGTCAGAAGTACCAATGAGTACACTGAGGGTCCCATGGTGGCACCCAGGCCTGGGGGCAGACCGGTTACCGAGCAACCAAGTCTGCACAAAGCAGAGCTAGCACAAGGCCTGAATGATGAGGACCAGGACCACTTTATCCTGGGTGGGCCGCAACAGGACCCCCAGGATCACTCATCCCCCCCACCAGCCGCTTTGGCCCGGTCCATGAGCACTACGAGCTGTGGTTCCCGGAATCGTCCGAGGACAAGCACCAGCAGTACGTCGTCGGGCCAGAGACTCTTGGAACCATCCCCTGCGGAGGAGGTTGTTGGGGCCCCTGAGCGCTTGGAGGCCAAGGCCGAGAAGCTGATGCCCGCTGGGGGTGCGGAGTCGAGCGGGCACAGGTATGTCTGTGAGGACTGCGGGAGTTGCAGGTGCGAGGAGTGCACCGGCCCGCAGACGCTGCCCTCCTGCTGGTTCTGCGACCGCCGCTGCGTCTGCTCTGCGCAGGACGCCGTCGACTACAGCACCTGCCTCTGCTGTGCCAAGTGCCTGTTCTACCACTGCTCCACGGATGACGAGGACGTCTGCGCAGACGACCCGTGCTCCTGCGGCCAATCCAAGCGCTGTGTGCGCTGGGCAGCCTTGGGCGTCCTGTCTCTCCTGCTTCCATGCATGTGGTGTTACCTCCCGGCGAAGGGCTGCCTTAAGCTATGCCAGAGCTGCTACGACAGCGCGAAGAGGCCGGGCTGCAGGTGTAAAGCATGTCGACCCGTCAAGAAGCCGACATAA